A region of Ferruginibacter albus DNA encodes the following proteins:
- a CDS encoding ester cyclase — translation MKKYVTVLVIALSCYCISCTPKSQGGMSAAAQKNLDAMHGVNQCFDSKDFSKVGDYIADDAVDHAGDSGDIKGLANIKTQFEKWTTGVASQKTEVIKELADDEYVMAWQKYTGAYSSDMMGHKAGDTYTMEATEIVKFKDGKAIEHWSMMNPKDLMKMMPPPPPPPSSLPDSVKKDTSKKMM, via the coding sequence ATGAAAAAGTATGTAACAGTGCTTGTTATAGCACTAAGCTGTTATTGTATTTCGTGTACGCCTAAGAGCCAGGGTGGAATGTCTGCCGCTGCACAAAAAAATTTAGATGCCATGCATGGTGTTAATCAATGTTTCGATTCAAAAGATTTCAGCAAAGTGGGTGATTACATAGCAGACGATGCTGTTGATCATGCAGGAGACAGCGGTGACATAAAAGGACTTGCCAACATTAAAACTCAGTTTGAAAAATGGACAACAGGTGTTGCTTCGCAAAAAACAGAAGTAATAAAAGAATTGGCAGATGATGAATATGTAATGGCATGGCAAAAATATACAGGTGCTTACAGCAGCGACATGATGGGCCATAAGGCGGGCGATACATACACCATGGAAGCTACAGAAATTGTAAAGTTCAAAGATGGCAAGGCTATTGAACATTGGTCTATGATGAACCCGAAGGACCTGATGAAGATGATGCCTCCACCTCCACCTCCACCTTCATCTTTACCGGATTCAGTTAAAAAAGACACGTCAAAAAAGATGATGTAA
- a CDS encoding DUF4251 domain-containing protein translates to MFLHIIAVGQDSLSAKKPAVADLIKNKSFVFIAQSLTPMRIAYRQLTDYYYVKLTKDSLLSSLPFFGQSRIAPLDPTKIGIDITSTDFDYVVTTKKKGGWLITITPKDQHTINYFLFTIYDDGKTYLDVNSFDKDPISYNGYLGGFEH, encoded by the coding sequence ATGTTTTTACACATTATTGCTGTTGGACAAGATAGCCTGTCTGCGAAAAAGCCTGCTGTTGCTGATCTGATCAAAAACAAATCATTTGTATTTATTGCACAATCGCTGACACCTATGAGAATAGCCTACAGGCAATTGACAGATTATTACTACGTTAAATTAACAAAAGACAGTTTACTTTCTTCTTTACCTTTTTTTGGACAATCCCGTATAGCGCCTTTAGATCCTACGAAGATCGGGATCGACATTACTTCTACCGACTTTGATTATGTAGTAACAACTAAAAAGAAAGGCGGTTGGCTGATAACCATTACTCCTAAAGATCAACATACCATCAACTATTTTTTATTTACTATTTATGATGACGGCAAAACGTACCTAGATGTAAACAGTTTTGACAAAGACCCGATCTCGTACAACGGCTACCTGGGAGGATTTGAACATTAA
- a CDS encoding coiled-coil domain-containing protein encodes MAYENFPSAANQPIATPPRYNWMPLVAGVLFFSLAFAIGYILWYKNQTLDDIQQQLLQQQKRAFGLKAAAVTDSNSSTQISELQQELKEANERYEALKALDAKKDSLNSLFVQQITMKKDSIVYLLFKQNSSKTDLSNAKKMIGSLKENIEGYKTNIEKVSGEKITLIQEKQTVEKQRDDYKTNLDSAYNVIKQKEDSIDIGTTLSAVNFSILSIDEKNNGKEKETSVAKKVDKLRIAFEIGENRLAASGIKELYICVTDPSGNPIAVEALGSGKFNTRDGDQKFYTEKMNINYIQGAPHQIISFDWKQNTTFDPGNYRIEVYNNGFKIGEGVRALKKSGGLSL; translated from the coding sequence ATGGCGTATGAGAATTTCCCCAGTGCTGCGAATCAACCAATAGCAACCCCTCCAAGATATAATTGGATGCCACTGGTGGCAGGCGTTCTGTTTTTTTCTTTGGCATTTGCTATCGGGTATATTTTGTGGTACAAGAACCAGACGCTTGACGATATTCAACAACAATTATTACAGCAGCAAAAAAGAGCGTTTGGCTTAAAAGCGGCTGCAGTTACCGATTCCAACTCATCTACACAAATAAGCGAATTACAACAGGAATTAAAAGAAGCGAATGAACGTTATGAAGCTTTAAAAGCACTGGATGCTAAAAAAGACAGTCTCAACAGCTTATTTGTACAACAGATCACGATGAAAAAAGACAGCATTGTGTATTTGTTATTCAAACAAAATAGTTCCAAGACCGATTTGAGCAATGCTAAAAAAATGATCGGTTCATTGAAAGAGAACATAGAAGGATATAAAACAAACATTGAAAAGGTAAGCGGCGAAAAAATAACCTTGATACAGGAAAAGCAAACAGTAGAAAAACAACGGGATGATTATAAAACAAATCTTGACTCCGCTTATAACGTCATTAAACAAAAAGAAGACAGCATAGACATAGGTACAACATTAAGCGCAGTTAATTTTTCCATTTTAAGTATTGATGAAAAAAATAACGGCAAGGAAAAAGAAACTTCTGTTGCCAAAAAAGTAGATAAGCTGCGAATTGCTTTTGAAATTGGAGAAAACCGGTTGGCGGCAAGTGGTATAAAAGAACTGTACATCTGCGTTACAGATCCTTCGGGAAATCCTATTGCAGTAGAAGCATTAGGGTCGGGTAAGTTTAATACAAGAGACGGCGATCAGAAATTCTATACAGAGAAAATGAATATTAATTATATACAGGGGGCTCCACACCAGATCATAAGTTTTGACTGGAAACAAAACACCACTTTTGATCCGGGTAATTATAGAATTGAAGTATATAATAATGGATTTAAAATTGGCGAAGGGGTAAGAGCTCTTAAAAAGAGCGGAGGATTATCTCTTTAA
- a CDS encoding oxygenase MpaB family protein has protein sequence MEYFVKEQSIVRKIWGKSDTILFIFGGAAAEFAVNKAVDWLYFTGKLPADPLGRLFSTVSYARRIVFSKEDDALKAIDTITSIHKHVENSRGSSIPDWAYRDVLYMLIHYSIASFELLERKLTDDEKEELFDVFNRMGSRMQLKELPKNYNEWLIARKQHLKENIIKSNYSADLFKQYKKHLGAFRFAVLIEGEILVVPEEVRELLGFRKFSFLSPILPLYKFSKFIKLDGFIKWLILPPLYRKQINELDIY, from the coding sequence ATGGAATATTTTGTAAAAGAACAATCGATCGTACGAAAAATATGGGGCAAGAGTGATACGATACTATTTATTTTTGGCGGCGCTGCTGCTGAGTTTGCCGTAAACAAAGCTGTGGACTGGCTTTATTTCACAGGTAAGCTACCCGCTGATCCATTAGGACGTTTATTCTCTACCGTTAGTTATGCCAGGCGTATTGTGTTTTCGAAAGAAGATGATGCGCTGAAAGCTATTGACACCATCACTTCTATTCATAAACATGTTGAGAACAGCAGGGGAAGTTCCATACCCGATTGGGCATACAGAGATGTTTTGTATATGCTGATCCATTACTCTATAGCCTCATTTGAATTGCTGGAAAGAAAGCTAACAGATGATGAAAAAGAAGAACTATTTGATGTGTTTAATCGTATGGGTTCAAGAATGCAATTGAAAGAATTACCCAAAAATTACAATGAATGGTTAATAGCCCGCAAGCAACATTTAAAAGAAAACATTATTAAAAGTAATTACTCTGCAGACCTGTTCAAACAATACAAAAAACATTTAGGGGCTTTTAGATTCGCTGTTTTAATTGAAGGTGAAATATTGGTAGTTCCTGAAGAAGTACGGGAATTGCTGGGATTCAGAAAATTTTCTTTTCTCTCTCCTATCCTTCCGCTTTATAAATTTTCCAAGTTCATCAAATTGGACGGCTTTATTAAATGGCTTATTTTGCCTCCCTTATACCGAAAACAAATCAATGAATTAGATATTTATTAA